Within the Pseudoxanthomonas sp. Root65 genome, the region GCACTTCGATCTCGAACACGTCGTCGCCCCGCGTCACCACCAGCGTGTCACCCACGCGCACGGCGCGCGACGACTTCGCGCGTTGCCCGGCGGCATCGACCTTGCCGGTTTCGATGGCCTGCTTGGCCAGGCTGCGGGTCTTGAAGAAGCGCGCCGCCCACAGCCACAGATCCAGGCGGACGGACGCATCGGCGGATTCGGTCATCGGAAGACGGAAACAGTGGCCTCAGGGCAGGCGTGACGGGACGACGGGAAACGGAAGCTCGGCCTTGTGCTCGTAGGCGCGCTGGCAGGCCTTGGACATGTGGAAGTCGCGGGCCGCCTGTCGTTGGGTGGGGCTGGCGTCCTTCGGCATCGGCTGCGACGCGGCGGCGCGGGCTTCATCGGCACACCAGGCGAAAGGCGCGGCGGTGTACGGGTCGTTGGCCGCCATCGGATCGCTTGCGCATGCCGGCAGCAGCAGGGCCGACAACAGGGGCAACAGGATTCGCGTCACACGCATGGCCTTCTCCTCTCCATCGCGGTTGGCGCAAGTCTGCACCGAAACGCGCCGGGCGGAAACGCGAACGGCCACCCGAGGGTGGCCGTCCGTGCGACGCGCGTGGGCCGGAATTACTCGGCGGCAGCGGCGGCAGCGGCCTGACGGGCCACCTTGGCGGCGGCGTTCGCGGCCAGGTCTTCCTTGATGCGGGCAGCCTTGCCTTCCAGTTCGCGCAGGTAGTACAGCTTGCCGGCGCGGACCTTGCCGCGACGCTTCACTTCGACCGAGTCGATGGAGGCGCTGTGGGTCTGGAAGACGCGCTCGACGCCATAGCCGTGCGAGATCTTGCGGACGGTGAAGGCGGAGTTCAGGCCGGCGTTCTTCTTGGCGATGACGACGCCTTCGTACGCCTGCACGCGCTCGCGGTTGCCTTCCTTGACCTTCACGTTGACCACCACGGTGTCACCGGGGCCGAACGCGGGCAGCTCGCGCGTGATCTGGGAGGCTTCGAATTCCTGGAGGAGCTTGCTCATGTTGGCACCAATGCTTGTATGCGTGATCGTGTCTTGCGACAGCGGAAACTGATGCAGTCGCCGGATTGCGCTGCACGATATTGTTATGGGATCCGGGGGCGAGAACCGCCCAAGGGTCGCGCATTCTACCGGATTCCCGGACGGGCTGGCTACCCTGCCCCGTCCGTGCCCGCCAGGCCGGCACGGAAGGCCGCCAGCAGGGCCTGGTCGGCCTTGGACAGGGCGGTTTCGTCCAGCAGGTCCGGCCGCCGCAGCCAGGTCCGGCCCAGGGCCTGCTGGCGCCGCCAGCGGGCGATCGCGGCATGGTCGCCGGAGCGCAGCACCGCCGGGACGTCACCCCACGGGTGACTGGATGGGTGGGTGAAATGGGGGCAATCGAGCAGGCCATCGCCCTCGAAGCTGTCCTGCACGGCCGAATCGGCGTCGTTCAGCGCGCCCTCCTGCAGGCGGCCGACCGCATCGATGACCACCGCCGCCGCCAGTTCGCCACCGGACAGCACGTAGTCGCCGATGGAGATCTCCTCGTCCACCTCGGCGTCGAGGAAACGCTCATCCACGCCCTCGTAGCGCCCGCACAGCAGGATCATCCGCGGCAGCGCGGCCAGTTCGCGCGCCTTCTTCTGCGTCAGCGGCGCGCCCTGCGGGCTCAGGTAGATCAGCGGGGCCGGCGCGGGATCGGCAGCGCGGACCGCGGCCAGGCAGGCCTGCAGCGGCTCGATCATCATCACCATGCCGGGACCGCCACCGAACGGACGGTCGTCCACGCGGCGGTAGCCGCCGCTGGCATAGTCGCGCGGATTCCAGCCGTGCAGCGACAGCAATCCCCGCTCCTGCGCCCGCCCGACCACGCCCACGGCCGCCGCCTGGGCGATGAATTCGGGGAACAGGGTCATGACGTCGATGCGCATGGGGCTAGGAGTGAGTGGAGAGGAGTGAGGAGTGAGGAG harbors:
- a CDS encoding RNA-binding S4 domain-containing protein, whose translation is MTESADASVRLDLWLWAARFFKTRSLAKQAIETGKVDAAGQRAKSSRAVRVGDTLVVTRGDDVFEIEVRALSDKRGPAALAQQLYLESEDARARRLAALAARQAERAGYQAPQSRPDKRARRLIRALGDIDAL
- the rplS gene encoding 50S ribosomal protein L19; the protein is MSKLLQEFEASQITRELPAFGPGDTVVVNVKVKEGNRERVQAYEGVVIAKKNAGLNSAFTVRKISHGYGVERVFQTHSASIDSVEVKRRGKVRAGKLYYLRELEGKAARIKEDLAANAAAKVARQAAAAAAAE
- the trmD gene encoding tRNA (guanosine(37)-N1)-methyltransferase TrmD, with the protein product MRIDVMTLFPEFIAQAAAVGVVGRAQERGLLSLHGWNPRDYASGGYRRVDDRPFGGGPGMVMMIEPLQACLAAVRAADPAPAPLIYLSPQGAPLTQKKARELAALPRMILLCGRYEGVDERFLDAEVDEEISIGDYVLSGGELAAAVVIDAVGRLQEGALNDADSAVQDSFEGDGLLDCPHFTHPSSHPWGDVPAVLRSGDHAAIARWRRQQALGRTWLRRPDLLDETALSKADQALLAAFRAGLAGTDGAG